Genomic DNA from Providencia sp. PROV188:
TCAAATGCGTGAATATCCAAGTTTGTGCTTAGAAGATACCTCAAGAAGCTTACCGAAAAGAGATACTTGGGCGCTGGATAACCAACGTCGCTTAGTTGTGCCTTACTGGGAAAGTGGTTTAGCGTGTTTGGAAAATGGCCTGTGTGTGGGAATGGTTCCTGAGCACCGTGCAGCGCCATTGTGTGCAGAAGGCAAGCTTGTTGAGCTGAAATTAGCACAGCCGTTTCCTGAAAGCCCTTGCTGCTTAACGTGGGTTGAGAATGATACATCTCCAGCGTTGAGATGGCTTCTTGACTATCTTGGTGATAGCGAAACGCTCAACGCGGAGTGGTTTGCGAGCTAATGTGCTGAGGTAGACTTAGCGGCGATAATCAATAAATGGACCGTCAGCCACGGAACGGCGCTCAACTAAACGCGGATGAACTTCAATCGTTTGCGCATCTTCGCGTTTATTCACAATACGATCGAGCAACATCGCAAACGCCATTTGACCTAAACGCTCTTTTGGCTGGTGAATTGTGGTTAATGCAGGCGTGAAATAGCGTGCATTACGCACGTTATCATAACCAATAATGGAAATATCTTGAGGGACACGTAATCCCATCTCGTCAGCCGCACAGATTGCCCCCATCGCCATGATGTCTCCACCACAGAAGACTGCCGTTGGGCGGTGCTTGTTACTGAGGATCTGCATCATCGCTTTATAGCCTGATTCTGGCTCGAAATCCCCTTGAACAATCCATTCATCTTTTAATGTGACTTTGGCTTCTTCCATGGCTTTTTTGAAGCCGGTTAAACGCCCAATACCTGTATTTCTTTCGAGAGAGCCAGGGATCACGCCAATTTCACGGTGACCACGGTCAATAAGGTAACGACCCGCTAAGTAACCACCGTGGAAAGAGTTATCAATAATACTGTCAGTGAAATCCCCGCGAGAGGTACCCCAGTCCATGACGACCATTGGGATATTTCGGTAATCTTCCAACATACCTATCAAGGTGTCAGGGTATTCTGAACACATCACAAGTAGCCCATCGACACGTTTTTGTGCCAACATTTGCAAGTACGCTTTTTGCTTACCTAAGTTATTGTGAGAGTTACATAAAATTAGAGTATAGCCTTTCTCATAGCAACTATTCTCGACAGACTCGATCACTTCTGCGAAATAGGGGGCTTCACTTGATGTTGCCAACAGACCAATTGATTTGGTGTGGTTGACTTTTAAACTACGCGCAACCGCACTCGGAGAATAATTGAGCTCTTTGATGGCGGCCCAAACGGCTGTTTTTGTATCATCAGCGACAAAACGCGTCTTGTTGATAACATGGGAGACGGTTGTGGTAGAGACGCCCGCACGTTTCGCCACATCTTTAATTGTTGCCATGAGAAGAAAAAACTCCTAACCAAAACTTGGTCTCTAAAATAATTCTAGTTAAATAATTACCTGCATATTGATGCATAGTACCTTTGCTGGCAATAATTTAGCGATTTGTTGTCGATTTTGTCTGATCTAGCGCAAAAACGAAAGAAATAATTGATGTTATAACATGTGATATAGACACTGGTTTTACGTTTTTGTGCATGTATACTGAAATAACCTTTTTATTTTATGGTTATTTGATAATTCAATTTCTTTATATGAGAGGGTCTCATGGATACAGATTTTAAATATGGATTGCTAGCTGCGTTTGGCTCTTTAGCTGTAATTATTTTGTTTGCTGTGCACATTTTCTGATTTCATTTCCATCCTATCTACTAAGGATGAGAAATAATTAAGGGCGAGTATTATACTCGCCCTTAGTCATTTTAGATCTGAACTAAAATTAAGCCAGATTTTCTTCAACAAATTTCCAGTTAACTAACGCCCAGAAGTTTTCTAAGTATTTTGGACGTGCGTTACGGTAGTCGATGTAGTATGCGTGTTCCCAGATATCAACAGTCAGAACTGGCTTATCGTCACCAGAAATTGGTGTTGCCGCGTTAGACGTGTTAACGATAGCCAGGCTGCCATCTGCTTTCTTCACTAACCAAGTCCAACCTGCACCGAAGTTTTTAACTGCGGCATCAGTGAATTGCTCTTTGAACTGAGCAAATGAACCGAATGCTTTGTTGATAGCTTCTGCAACTTTACCGGTTGGCTCGCCACCTGCATTTGGAGCCAAGCAGTGCCAGTAGAAAGTGTGGTTCCAAACTTGAGCCGCGTTATTGAATACGCCAGCTTCAGAAGTTTTAATGATTTCTTCTAAAGACAGACCTTCAAATTTAGTGCCTTTGATCAGGTTATTCAGGTTAACAACATAAGTGTTGTGGTGCTTACCGTAGTGGTATTCTAAGGTTTCAGCAGAGATATGAGGTTCT
This window encodes:
- the purR gene encoding HTH-type transcriptional repressor PurR yields the protein MATIKDVAKRAGVSTTTVSHVINKTRFVADDTKTAVWAAIKELNYSPSAVARSLKVNHTKSIGLLATSSEAPYFAEVIESVENSCYEKGYTLILCNSHNNLGKQKAYLQMLAQKRVDGLLVMCSEYPDTLIGMLEDYRNIPMVVMDWGTSRGDFTDSIIDNSFHGGYLAGRYLIDRGHREIGVIPGSLERNTGIGRLTGFKKAMEEAKVTLKDEWIVQGDFEPESGYKAMMQILSNKHRPTAVFCGGDIMAMGAICAADEMGLRVPQDISIIGYDNVRNARYFTPALTTIHQPKERLGQMAFAMLLDRIVNKREDAQTIEVHPRLVERRSVADGPFIDYRR
- the cydH gene encoding cytochrome bd-I oxidase subunit CydH, whose protein sequence is MDTDFKYGLLAAFGSLAVIILFAVHIF
- the sodB gene encoding superoxide dismutase [Fe], giving the protein MSFELPALPYAKDALEPHISAETLEYHYGKHHNTYVVNLNNLIKGTKFEGLSLEEIIKTSEAGVFNNAAQVWNHTFYWHCLAPNAGGEPTGKVAEAINKAFGSFAQFKEQFTDAAVKNFGAGWTWLVKKADGSLAIVNTSNAATPISGDDKPVLTVDIWEHAYYIDYRNARPKYLENFWALVNWKFVEENLA